In the genome of Longimicrobium sp., one region contains:
- the lptE gene encoding LPS assembly lipoprotein LptE: MYQLTGGGLPPNIRTVYVELFENTTPDEALRGDVQRALQQRLPRELGVRLSAQASADAIIRGTLRGYDETTLNIAAQGQTGGRVQPVQRRLQITFDAEVFDVRQDTVLWRGTNISAFGDYNPSNQTINVAREKAVIDIIQKVVQGAQSQW, encoded by the coding sequence ATGTACCAGCTCACCGGAGGCGGGCTGCCGCCCAACATCCGCACCGTCTACGTGGAGCTGTTCGAGAACACCACGCCGGACGAAGCACTCCGCGGCGACGTGCAGCGCGCGCTGCAGCAGCGCCTGCCGCGCGAGCTGGGCGTGCGCCTCTCCGCGCAGGCCTCGGCAGACGCCATCATCCGCGGCACGCTGCGCGGCTACGACGAGACGACGCTGAACATCGCCGCGCAGGGGCAGACGGGCGGGCGCGTGCAGCCGGTGCAGCGCCGCCTGCAGATCACCTTCGACGCGGAAGTGTTCGACGTGCGGCAGGACACGGTGCTCTGGCGCGGCACCAACATCTCCGCGTTCGGCGACTACAACCCGAGCAACCAGACGATCAACGTCGCGCGGGAAAAGGCCGTCATCGACATCATCCAGAAGGTGGTGCAGGGAGCGCAGTCGCAGTGGTAG
- a CDS encoding thioesterase family protein, translating to MTAAAPSCSVEFRVRYSETDQMGIVYHANYLPWCEIGRTELIRRLWKSYALVEREEGVLLAVTDVSLRYHASARYDELVRVTTTLEQVRSRAFAFTYLVERVDEDGSTTRLVTARTGLTAIDRDGNLRSLPPSLLEAFRNPAPREVG from the coding sequence ATGACGGCCGCTGCGCCCTCCTGCTCCGTTGAGTTCCGCGTCCGCTATTCGGAGACGGACCAGATGGGGATCGTCTACCACGCCAACTACCTGCCGTGGTGCGAGATAGGCCGCACGGAGCTGATCCGCCGCCTGTGGAAGTCGTACGCGCTGGTGGAGCGCGAAGAGGGCGTGCTTCTCGCCGTCACGGACGTGTCGCTGCGCTACCACGCTTCGGCTCGGTACGACGAACTGGTGCGGGTGACGACGACGCTGGAGCAGGTCCGCTCGCGCGCCTTCGCCTTCACGTACCTGGTCGAGCGGGTGGATGAGGATGGCAGCACCACCCGCCTCGTCACCGCGCGCACGGGGCTGACCGCCATCGACCGAGACGGCAACCTGCGATCGCTGCCGCCCTCGCTCCTCGAAGCCTTTCGCAACCCCGCACCGCGGGAGGTGGGATGA
- a CDS encoding UDP-2,3-diacylglucosamine diphosphatase, translating into MQSKPAYIVSDIHLGAVPRETERAFRRFLDHAAEHAGSLLINGDLFDFWFEYKSVILREHFRVVAKLADVVEAGVPVSFVGGNHDAWAGSFLRDEVGVTLVDGPVEMELGGRRALVAHGDGVGRGDYKYRALRKVIRHPASIAAFRRLHPDTGRRIAGMASSTEHKAGSGDQAARGRAAFIRGWAEEQLARMPHVELVVAGHAHVPEVVEVAPGRFYANSGDWIRSYTYLVLPVAGGAPVVRGWEV; encoded by the coding sequence ATGCAGAGCAAGCCCGCCTACATCGTCTCCGACATCCACCTGGGCGCCGTTCCGCGAGAGACGGAGCGCGCCTTCCGCCGCTTCCTGGACCACGCGGCCGAGCACGCCGGCTCGCTACTCATCAACGGCGACCTCTTCGACTTCTGGTTCGAGTACAAGTCCGTCATCCTCCGCGAGCACTTCCGCGTCGTCGCCAAGCTCGCGGACGTGGTGGAAGCCGGCGTGCCCGTGTCGTTCGTGGGTGGCAACCACGACGCCTGGGCCGGCTCCTTTCTGCGCGACGAAGTCGGTGTCACGCTGGTGGACGGGCCGGTGGAGATGGAGCTGGGCGGGCGGCGTGCCCTGGTGGCGCACGGCGACGGCGTGGGGCGCGGCGACTACAAGTACCGGGCGCTGCGCAAAGTCATCCGCCACCCCGCGTCCATCGCCGCCTTCCGCCGCCTGCACCCGGACACGGGCCGCCGCATCGCCGGCATGGCCTCCAGCACCGAGCACAAGGCCGGCTCCGGCGACCAGGCCGCCAGGGGCCGGGCCGCCTTCATCCGCGGCTGGGCCGAGGAGCAGCTCGCGCGGATGCCGCACGTGGAGCTGGTGGTCGCGGGCCACGCGCACGTGCCTGAGGTGGTGGAGGTGGCGCCGGGCCGCTTCTACGCGAACTCGGGCGACTGGATCCGGAGCTACACGTACCTGGTGCTGCCGGTGGCGGGCGGGGCGCCGGTGGTGCGGGGGTGGGAGGTGTGA
- the hemC gene encoding hydroxymethylbilane synthase has protein sequence MVAGTLLRIASRGSQLALWQAHAVERALLAADPDAEVRIDVVKTIGDKILDVPLAKIGDKGLFTKELDEALLSGAADLAVHSLKDVPTRLPDGLVIAAITVREDPRDVLILAPGRTGSLTTLPAGARVGTSSLRRRAQLQARRPDLEVLDLRGNLNTRLAKLDRGEYEGIILAAAGVLRLGWDDRISEHLDPSAWLPAVGQGALAVVARADDEPLLQRLRGLDHAPTAAATTAERAFLRALEGGCQVPIGALGELHDGRLTLHGLVASTSGDTILRASIDGAPEDAATLGRGLADELLRRGAGELLAEIRREVPAARPEQP, from the coding sequence GTGGTAGCCGGCACGCTCCTCCGCATCGCGTCGCGCGGCAGCCAGCTCGCGCTCTGGCAGGCGCACGCCGTGGAGCGCGCCCTCCTCGCCGCCGATCCGGATGCCGAGGTGCGCATCGACGTGGTGAAGACGATCGGCGACAAGATCCTCGACGTCCCCCTCGCCAAGATCGGGGACAAGGGGCTCTTCACCAAAGAGCTGGACGAAGCGCTCCTTTCGGGCGCCGCGGATCTGGCGGTGCACTCTCTCAAAGACGTGCCCACGCGCCTTCCGGACGGCCTGGTGATCGCCGCCATAACCGTCCGCGAGGACCCGCGCGACGTGCTGATCCTCGCCCCCGGCCGCACCGGCTCGCTCACGACGCTGCCGGCGGGCGCGCGCGTCGGGACCAGCTCGCTGCGCCGCCGCGCGCAGCTCCAGGCGCGCCGCCCGGACCTGGAGGTGCTGGACCTGCGCGGCAACCTCAACACCCGCCTCGCCAAGCTGGACCGCGGCGAGTACGAGGGGATCATCCTGGCGGCCGCAGGCGTGCTGCGCCTGGGCTGGGACGACCGCATCTCCGAGCACCTCGATCCCTCCGCCTGGCTCCCGGCGGTGGGGCAGGGCGCCCTCGCCGTCGTCGCCCGCGCCGACGACGAGCCGCTGCTCCAGCGCCTGCGCGGCCTGGATCACGCGCCCACCGCCGCCGCCACCACGGCCGAGCGGGCCTTCCTCCGCGCCCTCGAAGGCGGCTGCCAGGTCCCCATCGGCGCCCTCGGCGAGCTCCACGACGGCCGCCTGACGCTGCACGGCCTCGTCGCCTCCACGAGCGGCGACACGATCCTCCGCGCCTCCATCGACGGCGCGCCGGAGGATGCCGCCACCCTGGGGCGCGGCCTGGCGGACGAGCTCCTGCGCCGCGGGGCGGGGGAGCTGCTCGCAGAGATCCGCCGCGAAGTCCCCGCCGCCCGCCCGGAGCAGCCGTGA
- a CDS encoding 5'-nucleotidase C-terminal domain-containing protein produces MNRALLTLVAVGMVAGCASTRNAGAPASGRLVVMGTTDTHGWLLPYDYYTGRATDNGLARLVPQIDSVRAANPGRTVLVESGDLLQGNPLDFVHSRLAAGEAHPVAAAMNFLRYDASAIGNHEFNYGIAHLDTVARQSRFPWLSANTFRAGTAEHAYRPFTIVERMVGGARVRIGITSVTPPGVAIWDRDNVRGRLDFRDIVASVRPVVAEMRRQGADVVIVAAHSGLEGSSYDTAATGVPTENAAAAMAREVAGIDLILMGHSHREVADTTIGGVLVMQAKNWGTSLAVAELDLERGAAGWRVAGKRGRILRPAKGATSPEFEAMLATAHQRTRDYVARRIGTSSVEWSAARSRVEDTPILDLINDVQMRASGAELSAAAAFSLDARIPAGPITVADVAGLYLYDNTLKAVRVSGAQLRAFIEKSAEYYLPCPAARCETLVNPAVPGYNFDVVSGVDYTLDLSKPVGQRVTTLRRNGRDVAAADSFTLALNNYRASGSGGFSMLIGAPVVYDRGQGIRELLIEEIERRGAISPEQVFRRNWEIVPAELARRAAAEQAPPP; encoded by the coding sequence ATGAATCGCGCATTGCTGACGCTGGTTGCGGTGGGGATGGTGGCTGGTTGTGCTTCCACGCGGAACGCCGGGGCGCCGGCCTCCGGGCGGCTGGTGGTGATGGGGACCACCGATACCCACGGCTGGCTCCTTCCCTACGACTACTACACGGGCCGCGCGACGGACAACGGCCTGGCGCGCCTCGTTCCGCAGATCGACAGCGTGCGCGCCGCCAACCCGGGGCGCACCGTGCTGGTGGAATCGGGGGACCTGCTGCAGGGGAACCCGCTCGACTTCGTCCACTCGCGCCTCGCCGCCGGCGAGGCGCACCCCGTGGCCGCGGCGATGAACTTCCTGCGCTACGACGCGTCCGCCATCGGCAACCACGAGTTCAACTACGGGATCGCGCACCTGGACACGGTCGCGCGGCAGTCGCGCTTCCCCTGGCTCTCCGCGAACACCTTTCGCGCGGGGACGGCGGAGCACGCGTACCGGCCCTTCACCATCGTGGAGCGGATGGTGGGCGGCGCGCGGGTGCGGATCGGGATCACCTCGGTGACGCCGCCGGGCGTGGCGATCTGGGACCGCGACAACGTGCGCGGGCGGCTGGACTTCCGCGACATCGTGGCCTCCGTGCGTCCCGTGGTGGCGGAGATGAGGCGGCAGGGCGCGGACGTGGTGATCGTGGCGGCGCACAGCGGACTGGAGGGGTCGAGCTACGACACCGCGGCCACCGGCGTCCCCACCGAGAACGCGGCGGCGGCGATGGCGCGCGAGGTGGCCGGGATCGACCTGATCCTGATGGGACACTCGCACCGCGAGGTGGCGGACACCACCATCGGCGGCGTGCTGGTGATGCAGGCCAAGAACTGGGGCACCTCCCTGGCCGTCGCCGAACTCGACCTGGAGCGGGGGGCGGCGGGGTGGCGCGTGGCGGGCAAGCGCGGCCGCATCCTGCGGCCGGCAAAGGGCGCGACGTCTCCGGAGTTCGAGGCGATGCTGGCCACCGCGCACCAGAGGACGCGCGACTACGTGGCGCGGCGCATCGGGACGTCGTCCGTCGAGTGGTCGGCGGCGCGGTCGCGGGTGGAGGACACGCCGATCCTGGACCTGATCAACGACGTGCAGATGCGCGCGTCGGGTGCGGAGCTGTCGGCCGCGGCGGCGTTCTCGCTGGACGCGCGCATCCCGGCGGGGCCCATCACGGTGGCGGACGTGGCGGGGCTGTACCTGTACGACAACACGCTCAAGGCCGTGCGCGTGTCGGGGGCGCAGCTGCGGGCGTTCATCGAAAAGAGCGCGGAGTACTACCTCCCCTGCCCCGCCGCCCGCTGCGAGACGCTGGTGAACCCGGCCGTCCCCGGCTACAACTTCGACGTGGTGAGCGGCGTCGACTACACGCTCGACCTGTCGAAGCCCGTCGGACAGCGCGTGACCACGCTGCGCAGGAACGGGCGCGACGTGGCGGCGGCGGACAGCTTCACCCTCGCCCTCAACAACTACCGCGCGAGCGGGAGCGGCGGGTTCTCCATGCTGATCGGCGCGCCGGTGGTGTACGATCGCGGCCAGGGGATCCGCGAGCTGCTCATCGAGGAGATCGAGCGGCGCGGGGCGATCTCGCCGGAGCAGGTCTTCCGCCGCAACTGGGAGATCGTCCCCGCCGAGCTGGCGCGCCGGGCCGCGGCGGAGCAGGCGCCGCCTCCCTGA
- the murI gene encoding glutamate racemase: MSHAPVGVFDSGIGGLSVAREIRRALPAEELLYFADTAYVPYGDRTTEWVRNRSLTVGRYLQERGAKVLVVACNTASGAALEALREHLAVPVIGLEPAVKPAVRDSAAGRIGVMATTGTLRSDRYARLVSAHGSGATVVAQACPGLADTVEEGILSGEELDRRLEPFVAQLREAGVDTVVLGCTHYVFIRDAIARALGPDVRLIDSGGAIARQTERILRERGELAAEGTGSLRILTTGPAPEVAAVVARLWGDPLPVEHVEVPGEEPIRA; encoded by the coding sequence GTGAGCCACGCCCCCGTCGGCGTCTTCGACTCGGGAATCGGCGGGCTCAGCGTGGCCCGCGAGATCCGCCGCGCCCTTCCCGCCGAGGAGCTCCTCTACTTCGCGGACACCGCGTACGTCCCCTACGGCGACCGCACGACGGAGTGGGTGCGCAACCGCTCGCTCACCGTGGGGCGCTACCTGCAGGAACGTGGCGCCAAGGTGCTGGTCGTGGCCTGCAACACCGCCTCCGGCGCCGCCCTCGAAGCCCTTCGCGAGCACCTCGCGGTCCCCGTGATCGGCCTGGAGCCGGCCGTGAAGCCCGCCGTGCGCGACTCCGCCGCCGGCCGCATCGGCGTCATGGCCACCACGGGCACCCTGCGCTCGGACCGCTACGCGCGCCTGGTGAGCGCCCACGGCAGCGGCGCCACCGTCGTCGCGCAGGCATGCCCCGGCCTCGCGGACACGGTGGAGGAGGGCATCCTGAGCGGCGAGGAGCTGGACCGCCGCCTGGAGCCCTTCGTCGCGCAGCTTCGCGAGGCCGGTGTGGACACGGTCGTTCTGGGATGCACGCACTACGTCTTCATCCGCGACGCCATCGCACGCGCCCTGGGCCCCGACGTGCGCCTGATCGACAGCGGCGGCGCCATCGCCCGCCAAACGGAGCGCATCCTCCGCGAGCGCGGGGAGCTGGCCGCGGAGGGCACCGGCTCACTGCGCATCCTCACCACCGGCCCCGCCCCCGAAGTCGCCGCCGTCGTGGCGCGCCTCTGGGGCGATCCGCTTCCGGTCGAGCACGTGGAAGTGCCGGGCGAGGAGCCGATCAGGGCGTAG
- the rfaE2 gene encoding D-glycero-beta-D-manno-heptose 1-phosphate adenylyltransferase — MSAEQKIVGREELVARLGRPRSERVVFTNGCFDVLHRGHVEYLESARSLGDLLVVGLNTDDSVRRLKGPSRPVNPEDDRAYVLAGLAAVDYVTFFAEDTPRDLIVALLPDVLVKGGDYRREDIVGGAEVEAAGGEVVVAPLVPGRSTTAILQRAAQNA, encoded by the coding sequence GTGAGCGCGGAGCAAAAGATCGTCGGCCGCGAAGAGCTCGTAGCCCGCCTCGGCAGGCCGCGGAGCGAGCGCGTTGTATTCACCAACGGCTGCTTCGACGTGCTGCACCGGGGCCACGTCGAGTACCTGGAATCCGCGCGCAGCCTTGGCGATCTCCTCGTCGTCGGCCTCAACACGGACGATTCCGTGCGCCGCCTCAAGGGTCCATCGCGCCCCGTGAACCCGGAAGACGACCGTGCGTACGTCCTGGCAGGCCTCGCGGCGGTGGATTACGTCACCTTCTTCGCGGAAGACACCCCGCGTGACCTCATCGTCGCGCTCCTTCCCGACGTGCTGGTGAAGGGCGGCGACTACCGCAGGGAAGACATCGTGGGCGGCGCCGAAGTCGAAGCCGCCGGCGGGGAAGTGGTCGTCGCCCCGCTCGTCCCCGGCCGCTCCACGACGGCCATCCTCCAGCGAGCCGCCCAGAATGCCTGA
- a CDS encoding HEAT repeat domain-containing protein codes for MIVPRHTPVLLLLAAACAPAASVPGTPAPAPATPRTVAEPGSPEVATRLLRLEDRREYDAAALESAAASASAAARRRAALAAGRIHDKRAVPLLGRLLADADTSVAATAAFALGQVADSAAVPLLAPYVTAQRVATAPTVVGEAALALGKIRTPAARTAVESFLLAAPRTGNGVREAVSLALLSVYRFPRPADPAPILPWLASQDTAIRWRAAYALTRRPDPRGTAALFPYASDLDPLVRSFAIRALTAPLADSSGVGQARALSVILAATRHAYHEVSVSAVRALGTYAAPESISELERLLGSPDPYLAISAAESLGRLAARAPGSAGALRTAALNASAPEALRTAAIAALAEVAPAQAREVAGTLARDPGWRIRAAAARAYAEFGDREAVASLARDPEGRVSAIAIEAAVGAAGDTAVAPIRNLLIESLGARDVIQRTNALGGLGKLADPATLPVLLDAYDRARADSMNDAALAAVDALGELAKKDASAARSFFARFQRSGDYLVRQHAAAAFGDTMTARAWGSALPIEGRQQAEYARLAAAYVIPDARPRARIVTSRGTIEVELFGADAPGTVDNFLTLARAGYFNGQEWPRVVPNFVIQGGDPRGDTSGGPGYSIRDEINRHLYGTGTLGMALSGPDTGGSQWFITHSPQPHLDGTYTVFGQVVSGMEIVNRIVPGDRILRIEEVK; via the coding sequence ATGATCGTGCCACGCCACACGCCTGTCCTCCTGCTGCTCGCCGCCGCCTGCGCGCCCGCCGCGAGCGTCCCGGGCACTCCGGCGCCCGCGCCCGCAACCCCGCGCACGGTGGCGGAGCCGGGCTCGCCCGAGGTCGCTACGCGCCTGCTGCGCCTGGAGGACCGCCGAGAGTACGACGCGGCCGCGCTGGAATCCGCCGCCGCATCCGCAAGCGCCGCCGCCCGCCGCCGCGCCGCGCTCGCCGCCGGCCGCATTCACGACAAGCGCGCGGTGCCGCTCCTCGGGCGCCTGCTCGCGGACGCGGACACGTCGGTCGCGGCCACGGCGGCGTTCGCGCTGGGGCAGGTGGCGGACAGCGCGGCGGTCCCGCTCCTCGCTCCTTACGTGACGGCGCAGCGGGTCGCCACCGCGCCGACGGTGGTGGGTGAGGCGGCGCTCGCGCTGGGGAAGATCCGCACGCCGGCGGCGCGCACGGCGGTGGAGAGCTTCCTGCTGGCGGCGCCGCGTACCGGCAACGGCGTGCGCGAGGCGGTGAGCCTGGCGCTCCTTTCCGTCTACCGCTTCCCGCGCCCGGCGGACCCCGCGCCCATCCTCCCGTGGCTGGCGTCGCAGGACACGGCGATCCGCTGGCGCGCGGCGTACGCCCTCACGCGCCGCCCCGATCCGCGCGGCACGGCGGCGCTCTTCCCTTACGCCAGCGATCTGGACCCGCTGGTGCGCTCCTTTGCGATCCGCGCCCTCACCGCGCCGCTGGCGGACAGCTCCGGGGTCGGACAGGCGCGCGCACTTTCGGTCATCCTCGCCGCCACACGCCATGCGTACCACGAGGTCAGCGTCAGCGCAGTGCGCGCACTCGGCACGTACGCGGCGCCCGAGTCGATTTCCGAGCTGGAGCGCCTGCTGGGCAGCCCCGACCCGTACCTGGCCATCAGCGCGGCCGAGTCGCTAGGCCGGCTCGCCGCACGCGCGCCCGGTTCCGCGGGAGCGCTCCGCACTGCGGCGCTGAACGCGAGCGCGCCCGAAGCACTGCGCACCGCCGCCATCGCGGCGCTGGCTGAAGTGGCGCCCGCGCAGGCTCGCGAGGTCGCCGGCACGCTCGCGCGGGATCCGGGGTGGCGCATCCGGGCCGCCGCCGCGCGTGCCTACGCCGAATTCGGCGACCGCGAGGCCGTGGCGTCACTCGCGCGCGATCCCGAGGGCCGCGTCAGTGCCATCGCCATCGAGGCGGCGGTCGGCGCGGCGGGAGACACGGCGGTGGCGCCCATCCGCAACCTGCTGATCGAGTCGCTCGGCGCGCGCGACGTGATCCAGCGCACCAACGCGCTCGGCGGCCTCGGCAAGCTCGCGGACCCGGCCACTCTCCCGGTGCTCCTCGACGCCTACGACCGCGCCCGCGCCGATTCGATGAACGACGCCGCCCTCGCCGCCGTGGACGCGCTGGGGGAGCTGGCGAAAAAGGACGCGTCGGCCGCGCGCTCCTTCTTTGCGCGCTTCCAGAGATCGGGCGACTACCTCGTCCGCCAGCACGCCGCCGCCGCATTCGGTGACACGATGACGGCGCGCGCTTGGGGCTCCGCCCTTCCCATCGAGGGACGGCAGCAGGCCGAATACGCGCGCCTCGCAGCGGCCTACGTGATCCCCGATGCGCGCCCTCGTGCCCGCATCGTCACGAGCCGCGGCACCATCGAGGTCGAGCTCTTCGGCGCCGACGCCCCCGGAACTGTCGACAACTTCCTGACGCTGGCGCGCGCGGGGTACTTCAACGGGCAGGAGTGGCCGCGCGTTGTCCCCAACTTCGTGATCCAGGGCGGCGATCCGCGCGGGGACACTTCCGGCGGTCCGGGGTATTCCATACGTGACGAGATCAACCGTCACCTGTACGGCACCGGCACGCTGGGGATGGCGCTCTCCGGGCCGGACACGGGGGGGAGCCAGTGGTTCATCACCCACTCGCCGCAGCCGCACCTGGACGGCACCTACACCGTCTTCGGCCAGGTGGTGAGCGGGATGGAAATCGTGAACCGCATCGTCCCCGGCGACCGCATCCTACGCATCGAGGAAGTGAAGTGA